The DNA region AATGGCATTTATCTAACTTGGCAATCCAAGCAATTCAAATTTTAACTGATTGATCGCAGGCCTTACTGAACTGAgcagtgttttgtgtttatatattttatgtaacattattatattcatagatattatatatattagaattatattttctatagttagggaaaaaaagagaaaatcaatacaaaacCGGTGCTAACTTTAATGAAACAAGTTGAAAAGAagatttaatgcaatattttataacaatgaGCACATTTTTgaagtacattttcaaaatgtttttaaaaaaatggttgcGCACACACAAGTTTTTGTCCattgtgataaaataaacaattgagGGGAAAAACTGAATGTCTTATTTGGGTCAAAATGACTGGAAAACTATATAAGATTATCCCTATAGCCTCATTTACCTTTCTGTGCATTAATTCACTAACATAGTCCCCTTGAAGGAGTGAATGAAAACAGGTGAGCAGTTTCCGAGCATCAAAAGTACTTTGCAGAGACACAAGATGCAGAAAATCATTTGGTCCCAGTGCATTTATCTTCTCAGTTCAGTGTATTTTTCAGGTGCTTTATGGGAATTAATGAGTGCACTCAATAATGTTCAGTTTAGTGTtggacacaaacacaaatgcctCATATAGTGTAAGTCGGGAATATGAGCCATTTTCAGACGCAGCCTTGACCTGAACCAAGCAAACCCACAACCAGATCACTCAATTGTTGAACACTTTCTCCACCGATTACGGCCGTGGTTATGTGTTAGCTCAATACTGCACTCCTGTGGCCACTGGGTTCTCATCTTTAGGTAATGTACACAAACAGTGTATCAGTCTGACTCTGAACAAGAAGAAATATGAATTTTGGACATAAAGATCACTTCAGCAGCACCACTTCAAAGGCTTTGGTCttctggatggatggatggatggatgggtctTTAATTTCACAGATCAGAGATTCGTAAGACAATAGCTACTGCCATATCTTGCATCACAATGATTGGAcgaatggatgaataaatgaatgaaactgaTTCAAACTAAAACAGAGCGACACTCTGCCACTTCTATTGTTATCGTCACATGCCTACGAAAAAATGACCTGAAAGCTGACTCaaactataaaatattgttaaaatgtgtAGCGCTCTGTATGTCACTTTATAGTATGAGGCCATCCCAGATTTTAAAAGCACAGAATGTGAGCTAAATTCATAATggaaaacaagtttttttttttctactgagATGTTTTCTGACATTTCTGGGTCACTGCTTCTTAACCTGGGGACTGGGGctaacataattaaaatgaacacatgAACTAAATCAAActacaataatacaaataatccAATCGATTCTAATTAGAATCccataaaacatgaattttatgttaaaaaacaggatgcattaaaataaaaaaatgatgaatgtATGACATTTGAAGCATGACTGTACAAACTGTCAGTGCCTGCACTATATAATTTAAGGGGTGCTACTGTCGGCTACCTACCAAGTCCCGACTACCTGATTTTCGCCGAACTGGTACTCTAGCTGACCTTTTCAGACTGGCTTACAGTAATTTTGTAGCCACTGCCACGATGAGTCCGTTTACTGTAAAATGACGATCCGGACTTCACAGCAGTTTACCTTCATCTCTGGGTTGCCCACCTCTTGCACACAAATGTATCGGTTCATCAACCTTCCAGTGTATCGTGATGGAAAAGTGTTCGATTCGCAGTTATAAATGATACCAGCGGGGATCTCACCTGGACTTGTATCGTTCCATTGACCACCTTGACCAGCAGGCTACCTGTTGCGTTGCAATGACTAGAAGCTAGAGAcctagttttctttttcttgtagAAAAAAAAGGTGGTGTTTTTAAAGTACTTCTTGTTTGGTCCTTTccacctcattttttttttagcatataaGCCTTTTTTATAAGCCATTCAGGATGCcagctgctctttttttaagctggtatcatataattttattttatgattgtaATTATACATAGTGATATCTAGTGTAATTAATAGGCTACAGTTTACTTTACAGTTTGTTcgtttggttattttttttatttatagttaacaGGAAATAGCTTCGGCGtataaaaaatgctttagcGACTAGTTCAGCATTCAGTACGGTGGTATATCCATTTAACTCACGAAAACAAATCTCATTATGATTTGAGAAGGCGGCAATAATCTCCACAAGAGTCTCTGCCTCCTGCAAGAGATTTGTTTTAATCCTACTATGATGAAAACCAGcccttatgaatattaattaggacGCGCTACGCGTTATACCGAATTGATATTCATGAGTCAAGCCTTTCCTGGCGCTcactttcaaaacaactgcctttcagccaatcagacggTACTACACGGTGACCGTTACGatacctaattaatattcatgatcAAAGGCTTACCGTAGTAGGATTTGTTAATTCGCTTCCGGGAAATCTCGACCGAAGCGTAATGACGTATAAATGAGCTTTGGAGCACGTGAGCAGCATGTCAGCCAATAGGATGAGGCGTATAATATGGGGCCGAGTCTCTTAAGTCAGCCCGTTATAGTCCTTATCATAAGAAGACGCAGGTGAGTTTTGatcttgtaaatatatttgcGCAGCAGATTTAACGCCCCGCGGGCGTCATGCTGCTTATAAGccatgcttttaatttttatttgtatgagaCAAAATCTGGTCGGTCACTAGAGGCAGATCAGCCCGGAACGCACTTGCTGCATGACATGAACTGTTGTGTTTCTTTAGGTCCTTTTGCTATAGCATAATAATTTGAAGACAGAATGAGATTAATTATATTTCCTCTAGTCTCTAGGCTATTTATAAAAccatacagtatatttagatttaaatagcATCGTGTGTTTGCCTGGTTCTATGTCTTCTGGACGTAGTCATCTAAATTTAGACGACTTCTATGTTATGGTATTTTCTCTCAGTgcataattgtttaaatgttaacctgctgaaaatatagatttttgatCATTATTATTGTCGCAAAACTTTCAAATTCTTGAATGCTCGTGCATACAGATCTAACGACTCACTTCTCAATTCATTCCATGGTATATATTCTACCCTACGTTTCATTCgtacaaaatattttgcaatgctGCAGAACTATTTATGTTCGTgttatttgctaaaatcattcacaaatgtacgttttttttatttctcgtCTTCACCACAAGGATAAGGCAGCCATGCAGCCTATGAATATGTATATGGTTCCCAATCCAGGAATACCAGGCTGTCCACCGGGATTAGAATACCTGACACAGGTTActtaacatttaataacaataataataatattaataatatgtgtgtgtgtaatatttgaacacaaaaaaattatatatatatatatatatatatatatatatatatatatatatatatatatatatatgcttattgaaattatattaaaaaaaaaaaaatatatatatatatatatatatatatatatatatatatatatatatatatatatagtgatttaATATTGTGCATGCTTTCTGTGACATTGTATTATGTTGAAAATGAAAGCcttttgtgtatatttgttaatgAGGGTTTGCGAACacatcagtgtttttaatttaaaagttaatttaagttaatttaagATTAATACATAATGATGTAATAAATGGGGCTATTATTCAATACTTGCAAGATTTAGAtactttagaatttttttactttccattaaatatatataatttttttattattataattttattttttttttaggtagaTCAACTTCTTATCAAACAGAAAGTTGAGCTCATCGAAGGTTTGTATAACAGTTTATCACAGACCTATTCCTAATACGAAACGTGTATTATGCAATGAACACGACTTGTGCGGTTCCGTGCAGCTCTGGCAGGCTTTGAGAGCAACAACAAATATGAGATCCGTAACTCCGTGGGTCAGAACGTGTTTTACGCGGTGGAGGAGAACGACTGTCTCACCCGTCAGTGCTGCGGCCCGCTGCGATCCTTCACCATCCGCGTCCTGGATAACTACGGACAGGAGATCATCACAGTCAGCCGTCCTCTGAAATGCATGTCCTGCTTCTTCCCATGTTGTCTGCAAGAGGTGATCTGCCTGGATGCCAAAAAAAGCCAATTCAGTTTTGAGAATTGCATAATGTTTGCAGATGCCAGTCACTTTGATATAGACCGCAGAGAGAGTGTTTATGATCAATAGAGCAGTTTTGACcgtcttctctctctttcttcctcccGTCTCAGCTGGAGATCCAGGCTCCTCCTGGAAACACAGTGGGATACGTTCTACAGCAGTGGCACCCTTTCTTCCCCAAGTTCACCATAGAGAACGAGCACCGAGAGCCGGTTCTTAAGCTCCAGGGGCCGTTCTGCGGCTGGAGCTGCTTGCCAGACGTGGACTTTGAGGTATAACAGCTCCGGCACCTCGCGATCAAACGGTCACAGACAACAACGATGGCTAACCATCACTGAAAATGAATGGCTTTGTCGCCGCATCACACAGCCTTTAATTCCCTCGAAAGCTTTGTTAGGCTTCTGAGCTTAAACCGGTGTTTTATCAAAAACTACTTTGCATAAATAACAGAAAgcctatttttatgcattattaagcCTATGTTTAGCATTATTTTCAATTAGGCACGTGATCTTCTCAAATTCTTTTTACTGTAAGgtgaaaaaaattgcaatactttgcaataaatacaaacacgtgcatgtaaatatttaagaaatatatataaatatagtataatataaaaatatcaatgtaataaaaaaaaaaaatatatatatatatatatatatatatatatatatatatatatatatatatatatatatatatatatatatatatatatatatatatatatatatgaacataaatattacacagtacacataactaaccaaaactattattttggatgcgatcacaattaatcgtttgacagcactagaatctagaaattattatttttttctctcaattaCGAATCTATATATctcatttctttgttttcttgtgacagaattaaaaatgaaaaaggtaacTGCAGCCTTTAACCTCACAATTCTGTCATATTTctctcacaattaaaaaaatgtgagatataaactcataattgcaataaaaactgtttttttttctccgcattttaatttgaaatccTGTAattctgtttgctttttatatgaaaaaaggtaaaaaaaaaaaaagacaaaaagttctcttaatacactttttttttgcaatagttAATAATTCAGCTCTGTTAAAACAATAGCATTTAACTGGAAAGATACAGATACTTTTTCTCACTTTCTATTTATGTCTACTGCCCATTCTGTTCTTTCTATAAATTCCCACTAGGGGGAACTGTTGTTCAGGGGATGCATTATTTCAAGTTAATATGCGTGGATGTGCACTGACATATTAGTATCcaacaatttaaatatgtaatatttactgCTTATCACGTCCCTTAAAGATTCTGACCATGGATGAAGTCAGTATTGGAAAGATCAGCAAACAGTGGACAGGACTTCTCCGGGAGGCGTTCACGGATTCAGACAACTTTGGGATCCAGTTCCCCATGGATCTTGATGTGAGAATGAAGGCAGTGATGATCGGGGCCTGCTTTCTCATTGTGAGTACGAGAGCACGGAGAATACGGTTCGAAGCGGCTCGTGAATgacgtatttattttattgttcattttttttaggaCTTTATGTTTTTTGAGACGAATAACTAGTCGCTACGCAGACAGTGTTGCAGCTCTGTGGAAACGGGTGAAAAGAGAAGACGTTGACCCCTGCACATCATACATCTGTGAAACCCAATGGAATGCATGTGAATATGAAGCCAGCGGTGTATAAGAACGGTGTATGTTGATTgatgtgtgttattgttattattttctctctctctctctctctctctctctctctctcaaactctctctctctacatatataaaacagattaatataaataattcatgcCATGAATGCATTtgaaggaatagctcaccccaaaatcctttaaaaaaagttttaagacATTAATCAATCTGCCACTTTTTATTCCAAAGTCACGTGACGTTCTTTTCATCATTGTCTTCCATCGTCTAACATGAAAGGAGCAATTTAATAGCGCGTCCTGGTCTGATTTTTGGTTTAAAGCAAACAGCCGTGCCCCCCAAAAAAACGCTATAAAAGAAGCCATATCTCATTTGCGTGAGAATTTCAAATTGAAatagtgaactattcctttaaatcgaAACAACTATGCATATAGCATTTTGCGGTGAATGACCAATATGCGTCTTTACGACACAAAGttatattttagtgtaaaatagtatttttcagagcttttcattttaatcaataaCCCCCCTTTCCCAAAAAAAACCATGTTTTGCAGGCGAACAGATGGTCAAAGCGGTCACGGGCGCTCAGAATCTAGcgatttgttatttattgtatgaTTTACTTAGCTTACgtattgtttgtttgattcGTAGTGTTGTCAAAAAGCTTAAATaggaatatgttttttaaagaatttgtgAGCTGTGTAGTATTCAGTGTCTCCAGAAGAGGGCAATATCGATCTTTAAGTACACAAACTCTTTAGCTCCTTCAGTGCtggtcatgtttttcttttttaagaccCTGGTTTGCAGTTTTAACATATCTACTGTATGTGACGCTTCACGAATGCCTGTCGTAGTTGATGTCTGACTAACACAGAATGtattttgaactgtttttttttttttactatttattttgacatatcACTAATTCCAGTGTTATATAGtgcaaaacaattttataaacCGCACATGT from Puntigrus tetrazona isolate hp1 chromosome 24, ASM1883169v1, whole genome shotgun sequence includes:
- the si:ch73-206p6.1 gene encoding phospholipid scramblase 1 codes for the protein MQPMNMYMVPNPGIPGCPPGLEYLTQVDQLLIKQKVELIEALAGFESNNKYEIRNSVGQNVFYAVEENDCLTRQCCGPLRSFTIRVLDNYGQEIITVSRPLKCMSCFFPCCLQELEIQAPPGNTVGYVLQQWHPFFPKFTIENEHREPVLKLQGPFCGWSCLPDVDFEILTMDEVSIGKISKQWTGLLREAFTDSDNFGIQFPMDLDVRMKAVMIGACFLIDFMFFETNN